The following are encoded in a window of Drosophila simulans strain w501 chromosome 3L, Prin_Dsim_3.1, whole genome shotgun sequence genomic DNA:
- the LOC6736352 gene encoding GATOR complex protein Iml1 isoform X5: MKLYKLNTHTRGCNKSYDADLVMNLKDHPNANVGDVVEIYAPDEENGTHLLLQITEFNGSCGRDVISIESGIANAFKMRPYSNVVMRIVKPADVALDSIEITFKDQYMGRSEMWRLKTYLTDTCVYVNKKIDYNDMQIRCQVYEMWSQGERVASGVITEDTKIVFRSSTSMVYLFLQMSSEMWDFDIHGDLYFEKAVNGFLTELFQKWRKLSCNHEVTIVLFSRTFYAAKSLDEFPEHMRDCLQQDYKGRFYEDFYRVAIQNERCDDWCTVLGQLRKLFTSYQATVLRYHERENMKIPPATNSSATQGNFLEVLNISLNTFEKHYLDRTFDRTGQLSVVITPGVGVFSVDRELTNITKQRIIDNGVGSDLVCVGEQPLHAVPLLKFHNKDTTLTSADDYSLPHWINLSFYSTNKKIAYSSFIPRIKLPLFGSQLTLHDGVGEGEGEENEGHFLSCNQSEYKHNSLFDYDAYDEQIFQPLPAQSTCSLQRVVRAKKTSVPSLETYAYRNNDWENLTPTQIPAMRRKMSDPDIHHGTSAMLAALQPDTTNLSESLASEKNARRTIVSIAPIVRPGRALINPFDPSQVTIKLTSNRRRWTHIFPKGPTGVLIQQHHYQAVPAKPTQAGQQRPLQQIQSNNNNDQEDYGCANGEQYDRVSSHSLLSKSASSQSFVMGDEHIDFFKRRQNSPMNPLPANVPNLTATQAKSYLWGATGEQEWTPAITTGVDWKSLTIPACLPITTDYFPDKRSLNNDYVISDYTLLPDDVNHDYAQSRAVYRKPLSTEEVCKEIVSQRLAQGFQLIVVDEKPPTAGGCSSGSAVQPVKLSRETNKEYLLSIGRIFHKISLSGSVITVTGYRPRHPYPPINVDYRYRFHAPQHETYEISGVNFTTEKLENFNWNHMDLYICTRGDVDYPLMESLKYWRYRMYLLPRENIVSKIASCQRCDIFPDVTADNTREQVEDFVRLIEAVSKLKRQYARKARQHDTPRITEKHHNQLNSPQQSINVRPKLENGRIPRIFPATDAAAAAGVAARDDQDDGFPVDIKFSPNATLPEIFEAMKHPVNGVGFFSQTQSLPSCTFVAYDALMWLKTRLNNGRHPLDLLEAMRKERMICHASGDWKKPVVPGFVFYYVVQQDKNAKDYAPPLDDYSAFVNEWLEIEFQGCSFLWHDEPVTTPVPNFLRDSPAPQSWTETSSNKRVYRQSHLEIDVNQKSDRMEWGHVKHHTVLQPRFAFEIVVEWVTSSGPIVADLIGGWMRKANQFNFLVSVPADPMAEPFTKKSDPLRGPIFIPLCTTFLPNGAALFDEFPEESRSDRMLFFQEAILGKFGFLPCVLEKKYSVGKDLPKEYQYVHCTGNMFALIRCATNNYQVESPILKEANVTRCVYGHTNNTNVPKKVGFLWAWNHMIPNKKWKAQTINNSADGELFQLKMLKDFREFCSNSDQRLSTFWTQSQELKRRAQKFEFNNNNTEENKMK; encoded by the exons ATGAAGCTGTACAAGCTGAACACGCATACGCGTGGCTGCAACAAATCCTACG ATGCGGACTTGGTGATGAATCTGAAGGATCATCCCAACGCCAATGTGGGGGATGTGGTGGAAATTTACGCCCCCGACGAGGAGAACGGCACTCACCTACTGCTCCAAATCACCGAGTTCAATGGCAGCTGTGGCCGGGATGTGATCAGCATCGAATCGGGCATCGCCAATGCCTTCAAGATGCGTCCGTACTCCAATGTGGTGATGCGCATAGTTAAGCCGGCGGATGTGGCCCTGGACTCGATAGAGATTACCTTCAAGGATCAGTACATGGGTCGCTCGGAAATGTGGCGCCTGAAGACCTACTTG ACGGACAcctgtgtgtatgtgaacAAGAAGATCGATTACAACGACATGCAGATTCGATGCCAGGTGTATGAGATGTGGTCGCAGGGCGAGCGCGTGGCCAGCGGCGTCATCACAGAGGACACCAAGATTGTCTTCCGCAGCAGCACTTCGATGGTGTACCTCTTCCTGCAGATGTCCTCCGAGATGTGGGACTTTGACATCCACGGTGACCTGTACTTCGAAAAGGCAGTCAATGGGTTTCTCACCGAGCTCTTTCAAAAGTGGCGTAAATTGAGCTGTAACCACGAGGTGACCATCGTGCTGTTCTCTCGCACCTTCTACGCAGCCAAGAGCCTGGACGAGTTTCCCGAGCATATGCGCGACTGCCTGCAGCAGGACTACAAGGGTCGCTTCTACGAGGACTTCTACCGCGTGGCCATCCAGAATGAGCGCTGTGATGATTGGTGTACTGTCCTGGGCCAGCTCCGAAAGCTATTCACGTCCTACCAG GCCACTGTGCTGCGCTATCACGAACGTGAGAACATGAAGATTCCCCCGGCCACCAATTCTTCAGCCACTCAGGGTAACTTTTTGGAGGTGCTGAACATATCGCTGAACACTTTCGAAAAGCATTATTTGGATAGAACGTTCGACCGCACCGGACAGCTCTCCGTGGTTATAACCCCAGGAGTGGGTGTTTTTTCCGTGGATCGAGAGCTGACCAATATCACGAAGCAACGCATTATCGATAATGGCGTTGGTAGCGACCTTGTCTGTGTGGGCGAGCAGCCGCTGCATGCGGTTCCGCTTCTCAAATTCCACAACAAAGACACCACGTTGACCTCCGCCGATGACTACTCTCTGCCCCACTGGATAAACTTGAGCTTCTACTCCACCAACAAGAAGATTGCGTACTCCAGTTTCATACCACGGATCAAGCTGCCTCTGTTTGGATCCCAGCTGACGCTCCACGATGGCGTTGGCGAAGGGGAGGGCGAGGAGAACGAGGGTCACTTTCTGAGCTGCAATCAGTCGGAGTATAAGCACAACTCGCTCTTTGATTACGATGCGTATGATGAACAGATCTTTCAGCCGCTGCCCGCTCAGAGTACTTG CTCGCTGCAGCGTGTAGTGCGGGCTAAGAAGACATCGGTGCCCAGTTTAGAGACCTATGCTTACAGGAACAACGACTGGGAGAACCTTACGCCGACTCAAATTCCGGCCATGCGGCGCAAGATGTCCGATCCCGACATTCATCACGGCACCTCAGCAATGCTGGCTGCCTTG CAACCGGATACAACCAACCTCTCCGAGTCACTGGCCTCGGAGAAGAACGCCCGCAGGACGATCGTTAGCATTGCGCCCATAGTGCGTCCGGGTCGCGCCCTGATCAATCCCTTTGATCCCTCGCAAGTGACAATAAAGCTGACCTCCAATCGCCGCCGCTGGACGCACATATTCCCGAAGGGACCAACCGGTGTACTCATACAGCAGCATCATTATCAAGCGGTGCCAGCAAAACCCACGCAGGCGGGTCAGCAGAGACCATTGCAGCAGAtccagagcaacaacaacaacgaccaGGAGGATTACGGGTGCGCAAATGGAGAGCAGTACGACCGAGTGTCCAGCCATTCGCTGCTCAGCAAGTCAGCCTCCTCGCAGAGCTTTGTGATGGGTGATGAGCACATTGATT TCTTTAAGCGACGTCAAAACTCGCCGATGAACCCCCTGCCCGCCAATGTGCCCAACCTGACGGCCACCCAGGCGAAGTCTTACCTCTGGGGAGCCACTGGGGAGCAGGAGTGGACACCAGCAATTACCACGG GCGTCGATTGGAAGTCGCTTACGATCCCCGCCTGTCTGCCCATCACCACGGACTACTTCCCGGACAAGCGTTCGCTGAATAACGACTATGTGATATCGGATTACACTCTGCTGCCCGACGATGTGAATCACGATTACGCCCAGAGCAGAGCTGTTTACCGGAAACCCCTGTCCACGGAGGAGGTGTGCAAGGAGATCGTGTCGCAGCGCTTGGCTCAGGGCTTCCAGCTAATCGTGGTCGACGAGAAGCCTCCGACTGCGGGCGGTTGCTCCTCGGGATCTGCAGTGCAGCCAGTGAAACTTTCGCGTGAGACCAACAAGGAGTATCTGCTCTCCATTGGACGCATCTTTCACAAGATCTCGTTGAGCGGCTCGGTGATCACGGTCACTGGTTATAGGCCCAG ACACCCGTATCCCCCGATAAATGTGGACTACCGCTACCGTTTCCATGCCCCACAGCACGAAACCTACGAAATCTCCGGCGTGAACTTCACCACCGAGAAGCTGGAGAACTTCAACTGGAACCACATGGACCTGTACATCTGCACGCGTGGCGATGTGGATTACCCACTCATGGAG AGCCTGAAGTACTGGCGCTATCGCATGTACCTGCTGCCCAGGGAGAACATTGTGAGCAAGATCGCCAGTTGCCAGCGATGCGACATATTCCCCGACGTGACTGCGGATAACACGCGGGAGCAGGTCGAGGACTTCGTCCGACTGATCGAGGCGGTCAGCAAGCTGAAGCGGCAATATGCGCGCAAGGCGAGA CAGCATGACACACCTAGAATCACTGAAAAGCATCATAACCAATTAAACTCACCGCAGCAAAG CATCAATGTGCGCCCCAAACTGGAGAACGGTCGGATTCCACGGATATTTCCCGCCACCgatgcagcggcagctgcaggAGTCGCCGCCAGAGATGACCAGGACGATGG TTTCCCGGTCGACATAAAATTCAGCCCGAATGCTACGCTGCCCGAAATCTTCGAGGCCATGAAGCACCCGGTGAACGGAGTGGGCTTCTTCTCGCAGACGCAGTCGCTCCCCTCCTGCACCTTTGTGGCCTACGATGCACTAATGTGGCTGAAAACCCGCCTGAACAACGGACGACATCCGCTGGATCTACTGGAGGCCATGCGCAA GGAACGCATGATCTGCCATGCTTCGGGGGATTGGAAGAAGCCCGTGGTGCCTGGCTTTGTCTTCTACTACGTGGTGCAGCAGGATAAAAACGCCAAAG ATTACGCCCCGCCTTTGGATGACTACAGTGCCTTTGTGAACGAGTGGCTGGAGATTGAGTTTCAGGGATGTAGTTTTCTCTGGCACGATGAGCCGGTGACCACTCCGGTGCCCAATTTCCTCAGGGACTCACCTGCTCCGCAATCCTGGACAGAAACCAGCAGTAACA AGCGCGTGTATCGACAGTCGCATTTGGAGATCGATGTGAACCAGAAGAGCGATCGCATGGAGTGGGGCCATGTGAAGCATCACACAGTGCTGCAGCCGAGATTCGCCTTTGAGATCGTGGTTGAGTGGGTCACCTCATCGGGTCCCATAGTGGCTGACTTG ATTGGCGGCTGGATGCGCAAGGCGAATCAGTTCAATTTCCTGGTATCAGTGCCAGCGGATCCTATGGCAGAGCCGTTCACCAAGAAGTCGGATCCTCTGAGAGGACCCATTTTCATTCCGCTTTGCACTACATTCCTGCCCAATGGCGCTGCTCTCTTCGATG AGTTTCCCGAGGAGAGCAGATCAGACAGAATGCTGTTCTTCCAGGAAGCCATACTGGGCAAGTTTGGCTTCTTGCCATGCGTTTTGGAAAAGAAGTACAGCGTTGGCAAGGAT CTGCCCAAGGAGTACCAGTATGTGCACTGCACGGGCAACATGTTTGCCTTGATCCG CTGCGCTACAAACAACTACCAGGTGGAATCGCCCATCCTGAAGGAGGCAAATGTCACGCGCTGCGTTTATGGGCACACCAACAACACGAACGTGCCCAAGAAAGTGGGTTTCTTGTGGGCGTGGAACCACATGATTCCGAACAAGAAGTGGAAGGCCCAGACGATAAACAACTCCGCGGACGGGGAGCTCTTCCAGCTGAAGATGCTCAAGGATTTCCGCGAGTTCTGCTCGAACAGCGATCAGCGCCTGTCCACTTTTTGGACCCAATCCCAGGAGTTGAAGCGCAGGGCCCAGAAATTCGAgtttaacaataataacaccGAGGAGAATAAGATGAAGTAG
- the LOC6736352 gene encoding GATOR complex protein Iml1 isoform X6 produces the protein MKLYKLNTHTRGCNKSYDADLVMNLKDHPNANVGDVVEIYAPDEENGTHLLLQITEFNGSCGRDVISIESGIANAFKMRPYSNVVMRIVKPADVALDSIEITFKDQYMGRSEMWRLKTYLTDTCVYVNKKIDYNDMQIRCQVYEMWSQGERVASGVITEDTKIVFRSSTSMVYLFLQMSSEMWDFDIHGDLYFEKAVNGFLTELFQKWRKLSCNHEVTIVLFSRTFYAAKSLDEFPEHMRDCLQQDYKGRFYEDFYRVAIQNERCDDWCTVLGQLRKLFTSYQATVLRYHERENMKIPPATNSSATQGNFLEVLNISLNTFEKHYLDRTFDRTGQLSVVITPGVGVFSVDRELTNITKQRIIDNGVGSDLVCVGEQPLHAVPLLKFHNKDTTLTSADDYSLPHWINLSFYSTNKKIAYSSFIPRIKLPLFGSQLTLHDGVGEGEGEENEGHFLSCNQSEYKHNSLFDYDAYDEQIFQPLPAQSTCSLQRVVRAKKTSVPSLETYAYRNNDWENLTPTQIPAMRRKMSDPDIHHGTSAMLAALQPDTTNLSESLASEKNARRTIVSIAPIVRPGRALINPFDPSQVTIKLTSNRRRWTHIFPKGPTGVLIQQHHYQAVPAKPTQAGQQRPLQQIQSNNNNDQEDYGCANGEQYDRVSSHSLLSKSASSQSFVMGDEHIDFFKRRQNSPMNPLPANVPNLTATQAKSYLWGATGEQEWTPAITTVKHLRPIVEGEHHHLGSLEALRALDPPPDAEAGGGRGKIIIGVDWKSLTIPACLPITTDYFPDKRSLNNDYVISDYTLLPDDVNHDYAQSRAVYRKPLSTEEVCKEIVSQRLAQGFQLIVVDEKPPTAGGCSSGSAVQPVKLSRETNKEYLLSIGRIFHKISLSGSVITVTGYRPRHPYPPINVDYRYRFHAPQHETYEISGVNFTTEKLENFNWNHMDLYICTRGDVDYPLMESLKYWRYRMYLLPRENIVSKIASCQRCDIFPDVTADNTREQVEDFVRLIEAVSKLKRQYARKARHQCAPQTGERSDSTDISRHRCSGSCRSRRQR, from the exons ATGAAGCTGTACAAGCTGAACACGCATACGCGTGGCTGCAACAAATCCTACG ATGCGGACTTGGTGATGAATCTGAAGGATCATCCCAACGCCAATGTGGGGGATGTGGTGGAAATTTACGCCCCCGACGAGGAGAACGGCACTCACCTACTGCTCCAAATCACCGAGTTCAATGGCAGCTGTGGCCGGGATGTGATCAGCATCGAATCGGGCATCGCCAATGCCTTCAAGATGCGTCCGTACTCCAATGTGGTGATGCGCATAGTTAAGCCGGCGGATGTGGCCCTGGACTCGATAGAGATTACCTTCAAGGATCAGTACATGGGTCGCTCGGAAATGTGGCGCCTGAAGACCTACTTG ACGGACAcctgtgtgtatgtgaacAAGAAGATCGATTACAACGACATGCAGATTCGATGCCAGGTGTATGAGATGTGGTCGCAGGGCGAGCGCGTGGCCAGCGGCGTCATCACAGAGGACACCAAGATTGTCTTCCGCAGCAGCACTTCGATGGTGTACCTCTTCCTGCAGATGTCCTCCGAGATGTGGGACTTTGACATCCACGGTGACCTGTACTTCGAAAAGGCAGTCAATGGGTTTCTCACCGAGCTCTTTCAAAAGTGGCGTAAATTGAGCTGTAACCACGAGGTGACCATCGTGCTGTTCTCTCGCACCTTCTACGCAGCCAAGAGCCTGGACGAGTTTCCCGAGCATATGCGCGACTGCCTGCAGCAGGACTACAAGGGTCGCTTCTACGAGGACTTCTACCGCGTGGCCATCCAGAATGAGCGCTGTGATGATTGGTGTACTGTCCTGGGCCAGCTCCGAAAGCTATTCACGTCCTACCAG GCCACTGTGCTGCGCTATCACGAACGTGAGAACATGAAGATTCCCCCGGCCACCAATTCTTCAGCCACTCAGGGTAACTTTTTGGAGGTGCTGAACATATCGCTGAACACTTTCGAAAAGCATTATTTGGATAGAACGTTCGACCGCACCGGACAGCTCTCCGTGGTTATAACCCCAGGAGTGGGTGTTTTTTCCGTGGATCGAGAGCTGACCAATATCACGAAGCAACGCATTATCGATAATGGCGTTGGTAGCGACCTTGTCTGTGTGGGCGAGCAGCCGCTGCATGCGGTTCCGCTTCTCAAATTCCACAACAAAGACACCACGTTGACCTCCGCCGATGACTACTCTCTGCCCCACTGGATAAACTTGAGCTTCTACTCCACCAACAAGAAGATTGCGTACTCCAGTTTCATACCACGGATCAAGCTGCCTCTGTTTGGATCCCAGCTGACGCTCCACGATGGCGTTGGCGAAGGGGAGGGCGAGGAGAACGAGGGTCACTTTCTGAGCTGCAATCAGTCGGAGTATAAGCACAACTCGCTCTTTGATTACGATGCGTATGATGAACAGATCTTTCAGCCGCTGCCCGCTCAGAGTACTTG CTCGCTGCAGCGTGTAGTGCGGGCTAAGAAGACATCGGTGCCCAGTTTAGAGACCTATGCTTACAGGAACAACGACTGGGAGAACCTTACGCCGACTCAAATTCCGGCCATGCGGCGCAAGATGTCCGATCCCGACATTCATCACGGCACCTCAGCAATGCTGGCTGCCTTG CAACCGGATACAACCAACCTCTCCGAGTCACTGGCCTCGGAGAAGAACGCCCGCAGGACGATCGTTAGCATTGCGCCCATAGTGCGTCCGGGTCGCGCCCTGATCAATCCCTTTGATCCCTCGCAAGTGACAATAAAGCTGACCTCCAATCGCCGCCGCTGGACGCACATATTCCCGAAGGGACCAACCGGTGTACTCATACAGCAGCATCATTATCAAGCGGTGCCAGCAAAACCCACGCAGGCGGGTCAGCAGAGACCATTGCAGCAGAtccagagcaacaacaacaacgaccaGGAGGATTACGGGTGCGCAAATGGAGAGCAGTACGACCGAGTGTCCAGCCATTCGCTGCTCAGCAAGTCAGCCTCCTCGCAGAGCTTTGTGATGGGTGATGAGCACATTGATT TCTTTAAGCGACGTCAAAACTCGCCGATGAACCCCCTGCCCGCCAATGTGCCCAACCTGACGGCCACCCAGGCGAAGTCTTACCTCTGGGGAGCCACTGGGGAGCAGGAGTGGACACCAGCAATTACCACGG TCAAGCATCTGAGGCCGATCGTCGAGGGCGAGCATCATCATCTGGGCAGCCTGGAGGCACTAAGGGCTCTAGACCCGCCCCCCGATGCGGAGGCGGGCGGCGGAAGAGGAAAGATCATCATAG GCGTCGATTGGAAGTCGCTTACGATCCCCGCCTGTCTGCCCATCACCACGGACTACTTCCCGGACAAGCGTTCGCTGAATAACGACTATGTGATATCGGATTACACTCTGCTGCCCGACGATGTGAATCACGATTACGCCCAGAGCAGAGCTGTTTACCGGAAACCCCTGTCCACGGAGGAGGTGTGCAAGGAGATCGTGTCGCAGCGCTTGGCTCAGGGCTTCCAGCTAATCGTGGTCGACGAGAAGCCTCCGACTGCGGGCGGTTGCTCCTCGGGATCTGCAGTGCAGCCAGTGAAACTTTCGCGTGAGACCAACAAGGAGTATCTGCTCTCCATTGGACGCATCTTTCACAAGATCTCGTTGAGCGGCTCGGTGATCACGGTCACTGGTTATAGGCCCAG ACACCCGTATCCCCCGATAAATGTGGACTACCGCTACCGTTTCCATGCCCCACAGCACGAAACCTACGAAATCTCCGGCGTGAACTTCACCACCGAGAAGCTGGAGAACTTCAACTGGAACCACATGGACCTGTACATCTGCACGCGTGGCGATGTGGATTACCCACTCATGGAG AGCCTGAAGTACTGGCGCTATCGCATGTACCTGCTGCCCAGGGAGAACATTGTGAGCAAGATCGCCAGTTGCCAGCGATGCGACATATTCCCCGACGTGACTGCGGATAACACGCGGGAGCAGGTCGAGGACTTCGTCCGACTGATCGAGGCGGTCAGCAAGCTGAAGCGGCAATATGCGCGCAAGGCGAGA CATCAATGTGCGCCCCAAACTGGAGAACGGTCGGATTCCACGGATATTTCCCGCCACCgatgcagcggcagctgcaggAGTCGCCGCCAGAGATGA